From one Acidobacteriota bacterium genomic stretch:
- a CDS encoding tetratricopeptide repeat protein, with the protein MKDGYLRDANVTRYSRQDALRILHLHTRQISSWERAGLISPAEQYTFEDLGQLRTLRDLQSSAAKARTRITAESIRASVEAMQRAAGLRNPLLEASAVRRGSRLTFRHHGALVDPLTQQLAFDFDSLSGQRLEIVHASEQKTATPSQRAADLQEMFLRAVQMEEDPATISHAIELYEVILSVQPEHAPALINLGTIHYNLRQFAKAERLYRRATSADPEYALAFFDLGNVLDEMQQLNEAIVAYQKAVALVPQYADAHYNLALAYERQGHRRRALRHWLTYVRLDPVGPWASHARDQARKIMKAEKLSIVSRRGRLVRAG; encoded by the coding sequence ATGAAAGACGGTTACCTGCGAGACGCCAACGTGACCCGATATAGCCGTCAAGACGCGCTTCGTATCCTGCACCTGCATACGCGACAGATATCGTCGTGGGAGCGGGCAGGGCTGATCTCCCCTGCTGAACAATACACGTTTGAAGATCTGGGACAGCTTCGGACGCTGCGCGATCTGCAATCGAGCGCGGCCAAGGCACGGACGCGGATTACCGCGGAGAGTATTCGCGCCTCCGTCGAGGCAATGCAGCGCGCCGCCGGTTTGCGCAATCCGCTGTTGGAAGCCTCTGCGGTACGGCGCGGTTCACGGTTGACGTTTCGCCATCACGGCGCGCTGGTCGATCCGCTGACGCAGCAGCTTGCCTTCGACTTCGATTCATTGTCAGGGCAGCGGCTGGAGATCGTTCATGCCAGCGAGCAGAAGACCGCGACTCCTTCGCAGCGGGCGGCGGACCTGCAGGAGATGTTTCTGCGTGCTGTCCAGATGGAAGAGGACCCGGCGACGATCTCACACGCTATCGAGCTCTACGAGGTGATTCTTTCCGTTCAGCCGGAACATGCTCCGGCGTTGATCAATCTGGGCACAATCCACTACAACCTGCGGCAGTTTGCGAAGGCTGAGAGACTCTATCGCCGTGCGACGAGCGCCGATCCGGAGTACGCTCTGGCCTTCTTCGATCTTGGTAACGTGCTGGACGAGATGCAGCAGCTTAACGAGGCGATCGTGGCATATCAGAAAGCGGTTGCGTTGGTCCCGCAGTATGCCGATGCACACTACAACCTTGCCTTGGCCTACGAACGGCAGGGGCATCGACGCCGGGCGCTTCGCCACTGGCTGACGTATGTGCGTCTCGATCCTGTGGGTCCGTGGGCCAGCCATGCGCGCGATCAGGCGCGGAAGATCATGAAGGCCGAGAAGCTTTCCATCGTGAGCCGGCGGGGACGGCTGGTTCGCGCCGGCTGA
- a CDS encoding acyl-CoA dehydrogenase: protein MFRDTVRDFATREIAPLVRRMDESQQMNAELLRQLFSLGLMGIEIPEQYGGAGGTFFEAILAVEEISTVDPAVGVLVDVQNTLCINALARWANEDQKKKYLSMLASNTIGAYALSEASSGSDAFALETRAVKQGGNYVLNGQKLWITNAKEAGLFIVFATIDRSAGYKGITAFLVEKDTPGFSLGKKEDKLGIRASSTCELIFRDCLIPASQVLGEPGKGYKIAIETLNEGRIGIGAQMLGLAQGAWGHAVRWAKERKQFGKPIVDFQAMQFQLAEMATDIEAARLLVYNAARLKDAKQEFLKEAAMCKYFASQVAERVASLAVEVYGGSGFVKDYPVEKLYRDAKIGKIYEGTSFMQLATIAKLTL, encoded by the coding sequence ATGTTTCGCGATACAGTGCGCGACTTCGCCACCAGGGAAATTGCACCTCTCGTCCGTCGGATGGACGAGTCGCAGCAGATGAACGCGGAGTTGCTCCGGCAGCTCTTCTCGCTGGGCCTGATGGGAATCGAAATTCCCGAACAATACGGCGGCGCGGGAGGAACGTTCTTTGAAGCAATCCTCGCCGTTGAGGAGATCTCGACCGTCGACCCCGCCGTAGGCGTGCTCGTCGACGTGCAGAACACGCTTTGCATTAACGCCCTCGCTCGATGGGCAAATGAAGATCAGAAGAAAAAATACCTGTCGATGCTGGCCTCGAACACGATCGGCGCCTATGCGCTCAGCGAGGCCAGCTCCGGCTCTGACGCATTCGCCCTTGAAACACGCGCCGTAAAACAGGGCGGCAACTACGTTCTCAATGGACAGAAGCTCTGGATCACCAACGCGAAAGAGGCTGGTCTCTTCATTGTCTTCGCGACCATCGATCGCTCTGCCGGCTACAAAGGCATCACAGCCTTTCTCGTCGAGAAGGACACGCCCGGCTTCTCGCTCGGCAAAAAGGAAGACAAGCTGGGCATACGCGCATCGAGCACATGCGAACTGATATTCCGCGACTGCCTTATTCCCGCCTCGCAGGTCCTGGGAGAACCTGGCAAAGGCTACAAAATTGCCATCGAGACGCTGAACGAAGGCCGCATCGGGATCGGCGCGCAAATGCTGGGCCTTGCGCAAGGAGCCTGGGGCCACGCTGTTCGCTGGGCCAAAGAGCGCAAGCAGTTCGGTAAACCGATCGTCGATTTCCAGGCCATGCAGTTCCAACTCGCTGAAATGGCAACCGACATCGAAGCCGCGCGCCTGCTCGTCTATAACGCCGCACGGTTGAAAGATGCGAAGCAGGAGTTTCTCAAGGAAGCAGCCATGTGCAAGTACTTCGCCTCGCAGGTCGCTGAGCGCGTCGCATCGCTTGCAGTAGAGGTTTACGGAGGATCGGGTTTTGTGAAGGATTACCCGGTGGAAAAGCTCTATCGCGACGCCAAGATCGGGAAAATCTACGAAGGCACCAGCTTCATGCAATTGGCAACGATCGCAAAGCTGACTCTGTAG